In Streptomyces durocortorensis, a genomic segment contains:
- a CDS encoding VIT1/CCC1 transporter family protein: MAIIETDAVLHEAHRDNHTHRDVNGGWLRPAVFGAMDGLVSNLALMTGVAGGAVSQQAIVITGLAGLAAGAFSMAAGEYTSVASQRELVEAELDVERRELRKHPKDEMAELAALYESRGVDAPLALEVARQLSRDPDQALEIHAREELGIDPGDLPSPLVAAVSSFGAFALGALLPVLPYLLGASALWPAVLLALAGLFACGAVVARVTARSWWFSGLRQLALGGAAAAMTYGLGTLFGVAVG; encoded by the coding sequence GTGGCCATCATCGAGACCGACGCCGTCCTGCACGAGGCGCACCGGGACAACCACACCCACCGGGATGTGAACGGCGGCTGGCTGCGCCCCGCCGTCTTCGGTGCGATGGACGGTCTGGTCTCCAACCTCGCCCTGATGACCGGGGTCGCGGGCGGTGCGGTCTCCCAGCAGGCCATTGTGATCACCGGGCTCGCGGGTCTGGCCGCCGGGGCGTTCTCCATGGCGGCCGGCGAGTACACCTCCGTCGCCTCGCAGCGCGAGCTGGTCGAGGCCGAGCTCGACGTCGAACGCCGGGAGCTCCGTAAGCACCCCAAGGACGAGATGGCGGAGCTGGCCGCGCTCTACGAGTCCCGGGGGGTCGACGCCCCGCTCGCCCTTGAGGTCGCCCGTCAGCTCTCCCGCGACCCGGACCAGGCGCTGGAGATCCACGCCCGCGAGGAGCTCGGCATCGACCCGGGCGACCTGCCCTCGCCGCTCGTGGCCGCCGTCTCCTCGTTCGGGGCCTTCGCGCTGGGTGCCCTGCTGCCCGTCCTGCCCTACCTGCTCGGCGCGAGCGCCCTGTGGCCCGCGGTGCTGCTCGCCCTGGCCGGGCTGTTCGCCTGCGGCGCGGTCGTGGCCCGGGTGACGGCCCGCAGCTGGTGGTTCAGCGGACTGCGCCAGCTCGCGCTCGGCGGTGCGGCCGCGGCGATGACGTACGGACTCGGCACGCTGTTCGGTGTGGCGGTCGGGTGA
- a CDS encoding ADP-ribosylglycohydrolase family protein, translating to MTEPREAGRTGARTPSRRARIEGLLLGLAAGDAAGWPAARHRAARMPEWTRRLTRELDTFAEQNATTTLPVPIALNQPPEPLRLGPSDDAEWAAFAARTVLAAAADGADGLSPGRRMRDAVDRAWNALAAAVAAASARAPEVEAAVLPLRARISVRAGLGNLAAGLRPPATGHDNPHYFDDAACVRAAVLAVVHPGDPQEAAALAEFDARYTQDGDGVHGARAMAAAIAEALAGADVDTVVDAALAQLPDGTEIARNAAHAVRLAREFTDESAGAFALVPVLEHQIVDHVYSYGIAAAETVPVALALTTAARGEIAQALPAAACLSRVADSAPALAGALTGAIGSVSAVPAGWREACRTLAGCALPRLAGTDLIELAGLLAATEPATPGGQFRHDAYNGRGTRPLGTAPLPQHARTR from the coding sequence ATGACGGAGCCACGCGAGGCGGGCCGCACCGGGGCCCGTACCCCCTCCCGCCGCGCCCGGATCGAGGGACTGCTTCTCGGGCTCGCGGCCGGGGACGCCGCCGGGTGGCCCGCCGCGCGGCACCGGGCGGCCCGGATGCCCGAGTGGACCCGGCGGCTCACCCGGGAGCTGGACACCTTCGCCGAGCAGAACGCGACCACCACGCTCCCGGTGCCCATCGCCCTCAACCAGCCGCCCGAGCCGCTGCGGCTCGGGCCCTCCGACGACGCCGAGTGGGCCGCGTTCGCCGCCCGTACGGTGCTGGCGGCGGCCGCCGACGGGGCGGACGGCCTCTCCCCCGGGCGCCGGATGCGGGACGCGGTCGACCGGGCCTGGAACGCGCTGGCCGCCGCGGTCGCCGCCGCCAGTGCCCGGGCCCCCGAGGTCGAGGCGGCGGTGCTGCCGCTGCGGGCCCGGATCTCGGTGCGGGCCGGGCTGGGCAATCTGGCCGCCGGGCTGCGGCCGCCCGCCACCGGGCACGACAACCCGCACTACTTCGACGACGCCGCGTGCGTACGGGCCGCCGTCCTCGCCGTGGTCCACCCGGGCGACCCGCAGGAGGCCGCCGCGCTCGCGGAGTTCGACGCCCGCTACACGCAGGACGGCGACGGGGTGCACGGGGCGCGGGCCATGGCCGCCGCGATCGCCGAGGCGCTGGCCGGGGCGGACGTCGACACGGTGGTCGACGCGGCCCTGGCCCAGCTCCCCGACGGCACCGAGATCGCCCGTAACGCCGCGCACGCGGTCCGTCTCGCCCGGGAGTTCACGGACGAGAGCGCCGGGGCGTTCGCGCTGGTCCCGGTCCTGGAACACCAGATCGTGGACCACGTCTACAGCTACGGGATCGCGGCGGCGGAGACCGTACCCGTCGCCCTCGCCCTCACCACCGCCGCCCGGGGCGAGATCGCCCAGGCGCTCCCGGCCGCCGCCTGCCTCTCCCGGGTAGCGGACTCCGCGCCCGCCCTCGCCGGGGCGCTGACCGGGGCGATCGGCTCGGTCTCCGCCGTACCGGCGGGCTGGCGCGAGGCGTGCCGGACGCTCGCCGGCTGCGCGCTGCCCCGGCTCGCGGGCACGGATCTGATCGAACTCGCCGGGCTGCTGGCAGCCACGGAACCGGCCACCCCGGGTGGACAATTCCGGCATGACGCCTACAACGGCCGTGGAACCCGCCCTCTCGGTACCGCACCCCTCCCCCAGCACGCCCGGACTCGATGA
- a CDS encoding ADP-ribosylglycohydrolase family protein: MDTAVGKERARGALLGLAVGDALGAPAENLRPSEIRRRWGRIEGFVNEDPAGTDDTEYAIFSGLLLARHGSALSVTQVERAWHHWIADLDEGPFRGAGFSERGTLENLRRGLAAPISAQHRHAWSDGLAMRAAPFGVFAAGRPAEAARLVAVDGRVSHEGEGIYGGQAVAAGVAAAMVGSGLASVIAAALSVVPMDSWTARSLRRAVAAAQRPYPDRLTMERAVRSAVVIAGYPWTDLAPEAVGLAFGAFTAARGDFRTAVLTAVNMGRDADTTAAVAGALAGALNGQSAIPPDWAGAIGPVRGSCLPSMRGYHVLDIAELLTPEDPDTADTPQERGGGREPAAVRDMASVAAAFEPVREERR, translated from the coding sequence ATGGACACGGCCGTCGGCAAGGAACGGGCCAGGGGTGCGCTGCTGGGCCTGGCGGTCGGGGACGCGCTCGGCGCCCCGGCGGAGAATCTGCGGCCCTCCGAGATCCGCCGCCGCTGGGGCCGGATCGAGGGCTTCGTGAACGAGGACCCGGCGGGCACGGACGACACGGAGTACGCGATCTTCTCCGGGCTGCTGCTGGCCCGGCACGGCTCCGCGCTCAGCGTCACCCAGGTGGAGCGGGCCTGGCACCACTGGATCGCCGATCTCGACGAGGGCCCGTTCCGGGGGGCCGGGTTCAGCGAGCGCGGCACCCTGGAGAACCTGCGCCGGGGCCTCGCCGCACCGATCTCCGCCCAGCACCGGCACGCCTGGAGCGACGGGCTCGCGATGCGGGCGGCCCCCTTCGGAGTGTTCGCGGCGGGCCGCCCCGCCGAGGCGGCCCGGCTGGTGGCGGTGGACGGCCGGGTCAGCCACGAGGGCGAGGGGATCTACGGGGGCCAGGCGGTGGCGGCCGGGGTGGCGGCGGCCATGGTCGGCTCGGGCCTCGCCTCGGTGATCGCGGCCGCACTGTCGGTGGTCCCGATGGATTCCTGGACGGCCCGCTCGCTGCGCCGGGCGGTGGCGGCGGCCCAGCGGCCCTACCCGGACCGGCTCACGATGGAGCGGGCGGTGCGCTCGGCGGTGGTGATCGCCGGCTACCCGTGGACGGACCTCGCGCCGGAGGCGGTGGGCCTGGCCTTCGGGGCGTTCACGGCGGCGCGGGGCGACTTCCGTACGGCGGTGCTGACGGCCGTCAACATGGGCCGGGACGCGGACACGACGGCGGCGGTGGCGGGGGCGCTGGCCGGGGCGCTGAACGGGCAGAGCGCGATCCCGCCGGACTGGGCGGGCGCGATCGGCCCGGTCCGGGGCAGCTGTCTGCCCTCGATGCGCGGCTACCACGTACTGGACATCGCGGAACTGCTCACCCCGGAGGACCCGGACACGGCGGACACCCCGCAGGAGCGGGGCGGCGGCCGAGAGCCCGCGGCCGTACGGGACATGGCATCGGTGGCGGCCGCCTTCGAGCCGGTACGGGAGGAGCGGCGATGA
- a CDS encoding ADP-ribosylglycohydrolase family protein, whose translation MSVRLTWVQPEDLVGHELRQAAQDGRDAREIEERWYAAGGGPAPDRAGASEPPAPPRLRALAGELLDELALLESPLAADEPTALDEIVAACPHWPGVPEAAPLVGRDRLHAAWLGRAAGCLLGKPVEKLPLTGIRALARPTGNWPLTTWFSARGVPPELLAAHPWNRRSAPTSLAENIDGMPEDDDLNHPLLTLLLLQRHGHAFTTADLARLWLDALPAGRTFTAERIAYGNLLAGVEPPETARRRNPFREWIGAQIRADVHGWTHPGDPAGAAAQAHRDAVLTHTANGVYGAMFTAAALAVAAGGESDVHGCLAAGLRVVPPHSRYARAIRLGIETARTEREFDVVVDRLHDTYADTHHWVHVLPNAALLAAALTHADGDFTRSIGSAVSGGWDTDSNGATAGSLAGLLAGAPDALPEHWTAPLKNRLATSVPGFDQVGFDTLAALTHQEALRP comes from the coding sequence GTGAGCGTCCGGCTGACCTGGGTGCAGCCCGAGGACCTGGTCGGGCACGAGCTGCGGCAGGCCGCGCAGGACGGCCGGGACGCCCGGGAGATCGAGGAGCGCTGGTACGCGGCCGGGGGCGGCCCCGCCCCGGACCGCGCGGGCGCGTCCGAGCCGCCCGCACCACCCCGCCTGCGGGCGCTGGCCGGTGAGCTCCTGGACGAACTCGCCCTGCTGGAGTCGCCGTTGGCGGCCGATGAGCCGACCGCGCTGGACGAGATCGTGGCCGCCTGCCCGCACTGGCCGGGCGTGCCCGAGGCCGCACCCCTCGTCGGGCGGGACCGGCTGCACGCCGCCTGGCTCGGCCGGGCGGCGGGCTGCCTGCTCGGCAAACCGGTCGAGAAGCTGCCGCTGACCGGCATCCGCGCGCTCGCCCGCCCCACCGGCAACTGGCCGCTCACCACCTGGTTCAGCGCGCGCGGGGTGCCCCCCGAACTGCTGGCCGCCCACCCCTGGAACCGCCGCTCGGCCCCCACCTCCCTCGCCGAGAACATCGACGGGATGCCGGAGGACGACGACCTCAACCACCCCCTGCTCACTCTCCTGTTGCTCCAGCGGCACGGACACGCCTTCACCACCGCCGACCTGGCCCGCCTCTGGCTCGACGCGCTCCCGGCCGGGCGCACCTTCACCGCCGAGCGCATCGCGTACGGCAACCTCCTCGCAGGCGTCGAACCGCCGGAGACGGCCCGCCGCCGCAACCCGTTCCGCGAGTGGATCGGCGCCCAGATCCGGGCCGACGTACACGGCTGGACCCACCCCGGCGACCCGGCCGGGGCCGCCGCCCAGGCCCACCGCGACGCGGTCCTCACCCACACCGCCAACGGGGTGTACGGCGCGATGTTCACCGCGGCCGCGCTCGCTGTGGCGGCGGGCGGCGAGAGCGATGTGCACGGCTGTCTGGCCGCCGGGCTGCGGGTGGTGCCGCCGCACTCGCGGTACGCCCGCGCGATCCGCCTCGGCATCGAAACCGCCCGCACGGAAAGGGAGTTCGATGTCGTCGTGGACCGGCTGCACGACACGTACGCCGACACCCACCACTGGGTCCATGTGCTGCCGAACGCCGCCCTGCTCGCCGCCGCCCTCACCCACGCCGACGGCGACTTCACCCGGTCGATCGGCAGTGCGGTCTCCGGCGGCTGGGACACCGACTCCAACGGGGCCACCGCGGGCTCGCTCGCCGGGCTCCTCGCCGGCGCCCCGGACGCCCTGCCCGAGCACTGGACCGCCCCGCTGAAGAACCGCCTCGCCACCTCGGTACCCGGCTTCGACCAGGTCGGGTTCGACACCCTCGCCGCACTGACCCACCAGGAGGCTCTGCGCCCATGA
- a CDS encoding ADP-ribosylglycohydrolase family protein, translating to MTPTTAVEPALSVPHPSPSTPGLDDRITRSLVGAAVGDALGGPVEGWTPEQIAERHGGRVTGIVGPWHGENWRTARPVAPYHKGDGHVTDDTLMTHALVRVYDRVRDHLDAYDIADHLVPDLLSPRWIPELEAEALPLQRIFLAEKWLVARLHYGHVDPREAGAGNIVNCGAAMYMAPVGLVNAGHPQAAYAESLEVSAPHQSSYGREAAGVFAAAVAAACHPDATPDTVVDATLALAKDGTRSAIEAVCEVASHHDGFESALAPLRAAVEPFDTVGPDYRSPSLGARRPSRLHTIEELPIALGMLLVGGGDYRRTVLGSVNYGRDCDSIATMGGAIAGALGSEVPADWAATVAEASRLDLEAPGRTLAQVAREVFARDLERRRAHEEAFTALAGEW from the coding sequence ATGACGCCTACAACGGCCGTGGAACCCGCCCTCTCGGTACCGCACCCCTCCCCCAGCACGCCCGGACTCGATGACCGCATCACCCGGTCCCTCGTCGGAGCCGCCGTCGGCGACGCCCTCGGCGGGCCGGTCGAGGGCTGGACGCCCGAGCAGATCGCCGAGCGCCACGGCGGCCGGGTGACCGGGATCGTCGGCCCCTGGCACGGCGAGAACTGGCGCACCGCGCGCCCCGTCGCCCCGTACCACAAGGGCGACGGGCACGTCACCGACGACACCCTGATGACCCACGCCCTGGTCCGGGTCTACGACCGGGTCCGCGATCATCTCGACGCGTACGACATCGCCGACCACCTCGTACCGGATCTGCTCTCGCCCCGCTGGATTCCCGAGCTGGAGGCCGAGGCGCTGCCGCTCCAGCGGATCTTCCTGGCGGAGAAGTGGCTCGTGGCCCGGCTGCACTACGGGCACGTCGACCCGCGCGAGGCCGGTGCGGGCAACATCGTCAACTGCGGGGCCGCGATGTACATGGCCCCGGTCGGCCTGGTCAACGCCGGTCACCCTCAGGCCGCGTACGCCGAGTCCCTGGAGGTCTCCGCGCCCCACCAGTCCTCCTACGGACGGGAGGCCGCCGGGGTCTTCGCGGCCGCCGTCGCCGCCGCCTGCCACCCGGACGCCACGCCGGACACGGTGGTCGACGCGACCCTCGCGCTGGCCAAGGACGGCACCCGGTCCGCGATCGAGGCCGTCTGCGAAGTCGCCTCGCACCACGACGGCTTCGAGTCCGCGCTCGCCCCGCTGCGCGCCGCCGTGGAGCCGTTCGACACCGTCGGCCCCGACTACCGCAGCCCCTCCCTCGGTGCCCGCCGCCCCTCCCGGCTGCACACCATCGAGGAACTGCCCATCGCGCTGGGCATGCTGCTGGTCGGCGGTGGCGACTACCGGCGTACGGTGCTCGGTTCGGTCAACTACGGGCGGGACTGCGACTCCATCGCCACGATGGGCGGCGCCATCGCGGGCGCGCTCGGCAGCGAGGTGCCCGCCGACTGGGCGGCCACGGTCGCGGAGGCGAGCCGACTGGACCTGGAGGCCCCGGGCCGGACGCTGGCTCAGGTCGCCCGGGAGGTCTTCGCCCGGGACCTGGAGCGCCGCCGGGCCCACGAAGAGGCGTTCACCGCGCTGGCCGGTGAGTGGTGA